One Peterkaempfera bronchialis DNA window includes the following coding sequences:
- the ybeY gene encoding rRNA maturation RNase YbeY, whose protein sequence is MSIDVNNESGWEVDEQSVLDVARYALDRMRIHPLSELSVILVDADAMEQLHIQWMDEPGPTDVMSFPMDELRPGKEGEELPQGLLGDIVLCPEVALKQGGTAGHSMDEELQLLTVHGVLHVLGYDHEEPEEEREMFGLQKRILDDWRAARGLEGPSPAPTTR, encoded by the coding sequence ATGTCGATCGACGTCAATAACGAGTCCGGCTGGGAGGTCGACGAGCAGTCCGTGCTCGACGTCGCCCGCTACGCCCTCGACCGGATGCGCATCCACCCGCTCTCCGAACTCTCGGTGATCCTGGTGGACGCCGATGCCATGGAGCAGCTCCACATCCAGTGGATGGACGAGCCCGGCCCCACCGATGTGATGTCCTTCCCGATGGACGAGCTGCGCCCCGGCAAGGAGGGCGAGGAGCTGCCGCAGGGCCTGCTCGGCGACATCGTGCTCTGCCCCGAGGTGGCCCTCAAGCAGGGCGGGACCGCCGGCCACTCCATGGACGAGGAGCTGCAACTGCTCACCGTGCACGGCGTGCTGCACGTCCTCGGCTACGACCACGAGGAGCCCGAGGAGGAGCGCGAGATGTTCGGGTTGCAGAAGCGCATCCTGGACGACTGGCGCGCCGCCCGTGGCCTGGAGGGCCCCTCCCCGGCCCCCACCACCCGCTGA
- a CDS encoding PhoH family protein, with protein MTATSDSGTSNARTPVQRPNGARPAGGSPAADGGGPARARIVIPEKHPMVTVLGSADSLLRVIENAFPGADIHVRGNEVTASGDPGEIALVQRVFNEMMLVLRTGQPLTEDSVERSIAMLKSAAVDPAHPEASENPSQVLTANILSSRGRTIRPKTLNQKRYVDAIDKHTVVFGIGPAGTGKTYLAMAKAVQALQAKEVNRIILTRPAVEAGERLGFLPGTLYEKIDPYLRPLYDALHDMMDPDSIPRLMAAGTIEVAPLAYMRGRTLNDAFIILDEAQNTNPEQMKMFLTRLGFNSKIVITGDVTQIDLPGGTRSGLKVVQEILSDVPDIHFSLLTSTDVVRHKLVSRIVDAYERWDVAQIGDTPGGAPNGASGSNAGDDAGDPPDRRRAPRQPRRNHS; from the coding sequence ATGACTGCGACATCAGACAGCGGCACCTCGAACGCCCGTACCCCCGTCCAGCGCCCCAATGGCGCCCGTCCCGCCGGTGGCAGCCCGGCGGCCGATGGCGGCGGCCCGGCCCGAGCCCGCATTGTGATCCCCGAGAAGCACCCCATGGTGACGGTGCTGGGCTCTGCGGACTCCCTGCTCCGGGTGATCGAGAACGCGTTCCCGGGAGCCGACATCCACGTCCGCGGCAATGAGGTGACCGCCTCCGGAGACCCGGGCGAGATCGCTCTTGTGCAGCGCGTGTTCAACGAGATGATGCTGGTGCTGCGCACCGGCCAGCCCCTGACGGAGGACTCCGTGGAGCGCTCCATCGCCATGCTCAAGAGCGCGGCGGTCGACCCTGCCCACCCCGAGGCGTCGGAGAACCCGTCGCAGGTGCTGACGGCCAACATCCTCTCCAGCCGTGGCCGCACCATCCGCCCCAAGACCCTCAACCAGAAGCGCTATGTCGACGCCATCGACAAGCACACCGTGGTCTTCGGCATCGGCCCTGCCGGTACCGGCAAGACCTATCTGGCCATGGCCAAGGCCGTCCAGGCCCTTCAGGCCAAGGAGGTCAACCGGATCATCCTCACCCGCCCCGCGGTCGAGGCCGGCGAGCGGCTGGGCTTCCTGCCCGGCACCCTCTACGAGAAGATCGACCCCTATCTGCGCCCGCTCTACGACGCGCTGCACGACATGATGGACCCCGACTCCATCCCGCGTCTGATGGCCGCCGGGACCATCGAGGTCGCCCCGCTGGCCTATATGCGAGGCCGTACGCTCAATGACGCGTTCATCATCCTGGACGAGGCGCAGAACACGAACCCCGAGCAGATGAAGATGTTCCTCACCCGGCTCGGGTTCAACTCCAAGATCGTCATCACCGGAGACGTCACCCAGATCGACCTCCCCGGCGGCACCAGGAGCGGACTCAAGGTCGTCCAGGAGATCCTGAGCGATGTGCCGGACATCCACTTCTCCCTGCTCACCAGCACCGACGTGGTCCGCCACAAGCTGGTGAGCCGGATCGTCGACGCCTATGAGCGCTGGGACGTCGCCCAGATCGGCGACACCCCCGGCGGCGCCCCCAACGGTGCCTCCGGCAGCAACGCGGGCGACGACGCCGGAGACCCGCCCGACCGCCGCCGCGCCCCCCGCCAGCCCCGCCGCAACCACAGCTGA
- a CDS encoding ribonuclease Z: MSHRELVVLGTASQVPTRHRNHNGYLLRWDGEGLLFDPGEGTQRQLLYAGVSATGITRICVTHFHGDHCLGLAGVVQRLNLDRVAHPVDCYFPASGTHFFERLRHASAFHETVELRPRPIAAAGPLEAPGSPFALGAVRLSHPVESFGYRLVEPDGRRILPERLAAYGITGPDIGRLQRRGSLTLPDGRTVGLAEVSEVRRGQSFAFVMDTRLCEGVAALADGVDMLVIEATFLEADAALAEEYGHLTAAQAARTATEAGVTTLVLTHFSQRYPDLDAHLTEARRHFDGEIVLAEDLARIDLPPRR, translated from the coding sequence TTGTCCCACCGCGAACTCGTCGTGCTCGGCACGGCAAGCCAGGTGCCCACCCGGCACCGCAACCACAACGGCTACCTGCTGCGGTGGGACGGCGAGGGCCTGCTCTTCGACCCGGGGGAGGGGACCCAGCGGCAGCTGCTCTACGCCGGGGTCTCCGCCACCGGCATCACCCGCATCTGCGTCACCCACTTCCACGGCGACCACTGCCTCGGGCTGGCCGGCGTCGTCCAGCGGCTCAACCTGGACCGGGTGGCCCACCCGGTGGACTGCTACTTCCCCGCCTCCGGCACGCACTTCTTCGAGCGGCTGCGGCACGCCAGCGCCTTCCACGAGACGGTGGAGCTGCGCCCCCGCCCGATCGCCGCCGCCGGTCCGCTGGAGGCCCCGGGCAGCCCCTTCGCACTCGGGGCGGTACGGCTCTCCCACCCGGTGGAGTCATTCGGCTACCGGCTGGTCGAGCCGGACGGGCGGCGGATCCTCCCCGAGCGGCTGGCGGCGTACGGCATCACCGGCCCCGACATCGGCCGACTCCAGCGCCGGGGCAGCCTGACCCTGCCGGACGGCCGCACCGTGGGCCTGGCCGAGGTCAGCGAGGTCCGGCGCGGCCAGTCCTTCGCCTTCGTCATGGACACCCGGCTCTGCGAGGGAGTGGCGGCGCTCGCCGACGGGGTGGACATGCTGGTGATCGAGGCCACCTTCCTGGAGGCCGACGCCGCCCTGGCGGAGGAGTACGGCCACCTCACCGCCGCCCAGGCGGCCCGCACCGCCACCGAAGCCGGGGTCACCACCCTGGTCCTCACCCACTTCTCCCAGCGCTACCCCGACCTGGACGCCCACCTCACCGAGGCCCGCCGCCACTTCGACGGCGAGATCGTCCTCGCCGAAGACCTGGCCCGCATAGACCTTCCACCCCGCCGCTGA
- a CDS encoding histidine triad nucleotide-binding protein — MSDGNPVADCLFCRIVAKEIPAEVVRETDTTLAFRDIHPQAPTHVLVVPKAHYPNAAALAVGDPVQAAAVLAEAGEVAAQEKIAESGYRMIFNTGEGAGQTVFHAHVHVLGGKGSLHGALV, encoded by the coding sequence ATGTCCGACGGCAACCCGGTGGCGGACTGCCTGTTCTGCCGGATCGTGGCGAAGGAGATCCCCGCCGAGGTGGTCCGCGAGACGGACACCACCCTCGCCTTCCGCGACATACACCCGCAGGCTCCGACCCATGTGCTGGTGGTGCCCAAGGCCCACTACCCCAACGCTGCGGCGCTGGCGGTCGGCGACCCCGTACAGGCCGCCGCCGTGCTGGCCGAGGCCGGCGAGGTGGCCGCCCAGGAGAAGATCGCCGAGTCCGGCTACCGGATGATCTTCAACACCGGGGAGGGCGCCGGGCAGACCGTCTTCCACGCCCATGTGCACGTCCTCGGCGGCAAGGGCAGCCTGCACGGCGCCCTGGTCTGA
- a CDS encoding 16S rRNA (uracil(1498)-N(3))-methyltransferase — MTAPVFVVDDDRLHGVGPGALVRLDGAEGRHAAAVKRLTVGEPIVLTDGRGTGAYGTVARLHGKDGLDAEVAEVRQEPEARPRITVVQALPKGDRGELAVETMTEVGVDAVVPWAASRCITQWKGERGQKALAKWRATAREAGKQARRLRFPDVAELMTTRQVAALLGTAALPAVLHEEGAEPLATAALPDTGDIVLVVGPEGGVSPDELAAFAEAGARPYRLGSSVLRTSTAGVAAGALLLGRTGRWS; from the coding sequence ATGACCGCCCCCGTCTTCGTCGTCGACGACGACCGCCTGCACGGCGTCGGCCCCGGCGCCCTGGTGCGCCTGGACGGCGCCGAGGGGCGGCATGCCGCCGCCGTGAAGCGGCTCACCGTCGGCGAGCCGATCGTGCTCACCGACGGCCGGGGCACCGGCGCGTACGGCACCGTGGCGCGGCTGCACGGCAAGGACGGCCTGGACGCCGAGGTGGCCGAGGTCCGCCAGGAGCCCGAGGCCCGGCCCCGGATCACCGTCGTCCAGGCGCTCCCCAAGGGCGACCGGGGCGAACTCGCCGTGGAGACCATGACCGAGGTCGGCGTGGACGCGGTGGTGCCCTGGGCCGCCTCCCGCTGCATCACCCAGTGGAAGGGCGAGCGCGGGCAGAAGGCGCTGGCCAAGTGGCGGGCCACCGCCCGCGAGGCGGGCAAGCAGGCCCGGCGGCTGCGCTTCCCCGACGTGGCCGAGCTGATGACGACGCGTCAGGTCGCGGCGCTGCTCGGCACCGCCGCGCTGCCCGCCGTACTCCACGAGGAGGGCGCCGAACCCCTGGCCACCGCCGCACTCCCCGACACCGGCGACATCGTCCTGGTGGTCGGCCCGGAGGGCGGCGTCTCCCCGGACGAACTGGCAGCCTTCGCCGAGGCCGGCGCCCGGCCCTACCGGCTTGGCAGCTCGGTGCTGCGCACCTCCACCGCCGGAGTCGCCGCCGGAGCCCTGCTGCTCGGCCGCACAGGGCGCTGGAGTTAA
- the dnaJ gene encoding molecular chaperone DnaJ, with the protein MATDYYAVLGVRRDAGQDEIKKAFRRLARELHPDVNPDPKTQERFKEINAAYEVLSDPAKRQVYDLGGDPLSPNGGGGAGAGGFGAGAAGFGFSDIMDAFFGAAAGSRGPRSRTRRGQDAMIRIEITLEEAAFGTTKEIQVDTAVTCTTCNGEGAAPGTSAQTCDMCRGRGEVSQVTRSFLGQVMTSRPCPQCQGFGTVVPTPCPECAGDGRVRARRTLTVKIPAGVDNGTRIQLAGEGEVGPGGGPAGDLYVEIAETAHRVFQRRGDDLHCTVTIPMTAASLGTKVPLETLDGLEDVDIRPGTQSGQSIPMHGRGITHLRGGGRGDLIVHVEVQTPTKLDPEQEELVRRLAKLRGEERPSGTFAPGQQGLFSRLKDAFNGR; encoded by the coding sequence GTGGCCACGGACTACTACGCGGTACTGGGCGTCCGACGTGACGCGGGTCAGGACGAGATCAAGAAGGCGTTCCGGCGTCTGGCTCGCGAACTGCACCCCGACGTCAACCCCGACCCCAAGACGCAGGAGCGCTTCAAGGAGATCAACGCCGCCTACGAGGTGCTCTCCGACCCGGCCAAGCGCCAGGTCTACGACCTGGGCGGCGACCCGCTGTCGCCGAACGGCGGCGGCGGTGCCGGCGCGGGCGGCTTCGGCGCCGGTGCGGCCGGGTTCGGCTTCTCCGACATCATGGACGCCTTCTTCGGTGCTGCGGCCGGGTCGCGGGGGCCGCGGTCGCGTACCCGGCGGGGCCAGGACGCCATGATCCGCATCGAGATCACCCTGGAGGAGGCCGCATTCGGCACCACCAAGGAGATCCAGGTCGACACCGCCGTCACCTGCACCACCTGCAACGGTGAGGGCGCGGCGCCCGGCACCTCCGCGCAGACCTGCGACATGTGCCGCGGGCGGGGCGAGGTCTCCCAGGTCACCCGCTCCTTCCTGGGCCAGGTCATGACCTCCCGGCCCTGCCCCCAGTGCCAGGGCTTCGGCACCGTCGTCCCCACCCCCTGCCCGGAGTGCGCGGGCGACGGCCGGGTACGGGCCCGCCGCACCCTCACGGTGAAGATCCCGGCCGGTGTGGACAACGGCACCCGCATCCAGCTGGCCGGCGAGGGCGAGGTCGGCCCCGGCGGCGGCCCGGCCGGCGACCTGTACGTGGAGATCGCCGAGACCGCCCACCGGGTCTTCCAGCGGCGCGGCGACGACCTGCACTGCACCGTCACCATCCCGATGACGGCGGCGTCGCTCGGCACCAAGGTCCCGCTGGAGACGCTGGACGGGCTGGAGGACGTCGACATCCGGCCGGGCACCCAGTCCGGGCAGTCCATCCCGATGCACGGCCGAGGCATCACCCACCTGCGCGGCGGCGGGCGCGGTGACCTGATCGTGCACGTCGAGGTGCAGACCCCGACCAAGCTCGACCCGGAGCAGGAGGAGCTGGTCCGCCGGCTCGCCAAGCTGCGCGGCGAGGAGCGGCCGTCCGGCACCTTCGCACCCGGCCAGCAGGGGCTCTTCTCCCGGCTCAAGGACGCCTTCAACGGCCGCTGA
- the hrcA gene encoding heat-inducible transcriptional repressor HrcA, which yields MLDERKLAVLRAIVQDYVGTEEPVGSKALVERHSLGVSPATVRNDMAALEDDGYIHQPHTSAGRVPTDKGYRLFVDRLAEVKPLSAPERRAIRHFLDSAVDLDDVVARTVRLLAQLTRQVAVVQYPSLSRSSVRHVELLALAPTKIMLVLITNTGRVEQRIVDAPSPVGETVLADLRARLNAAAGGVRFPEVPTRLQDLPDAFEADDRPIVTAVLSTLFETLVERTEERIMLGGTANLTRFGHDFPLTIRPVLEALEEQVVLLRLLGETAEPGMTVRIGHENDYEGLNSTSVVSVGYGSGDESVAKLGVIGPTRMDYPGTMGAVRAVARYVGQILAES from the coding sequence ATGCTCGACGAACGCAAGCTCGCGGTGCTGCGCGCCATCGTGCAGGACTACGTCGGCACCGAGGAGCCGGTCGGCTCCAAGGCCCTCGTGGAGCGGCACAGCCTGGGCGTCTCCCCGGCCACGGTGCGCAACGACATGGCGGCGCTGGAGGACGACGGCTACATCCACCAGCCGCACACCAGCGCCGGCCGGGTGCCCACCGACAAGGGCTACCGGCTCTTCGTGGACCGCCTGGCCGAGGTCAAGCCGCTGTCCGCGCCGGAGCGGCGGGCCATCCGGCACTTCCTGGACAGCGCCGTCGACCTCGACGACGTGGTGGCCCGCACGGTACGGCTGCTGGCGCAGCTCACCCGGCAGGTCGCCGTGGTGCAGTACCCGTCGCTCTCGCGGTCCAGCGTGCGGCACGTGGAGCTGCTGGCCCTGGCGCCCACCAAGATCATGCTGGTGCTGATCACCAACACCGGCCGGGTGGAGCAGCGGATCGTGGACGCCCCGTCCCCGGTCGGCGAGACGGTCCTGGCCGATCTGCGGGCGCGGCTCAACGCCGCCGCCGGCGGGGTGCGGTTCCCCGAGGTGCCCACGCGGCTCCAGGACCTGCCGGACGCCTTCGAGGCGGACGACCGGCCGATCGTCACGGCGGTCCTCTCCACGCTCTTCGAGACGCTGGTGGAGCGCACCGAGGAGCGGATCATGCTCGGTGGCACGGCCAACCTCACCCGTTTCGGGCACGACTTCCCGCTCACCATCCGGCCGGTGCTGGAGGCACTGGAGGAGCAGGTGGTGCTGCTGAGACTCCTCGGTGAGACGGCGGAGCCCGGGATGACGGTCCGGATCGGTCATGAGAACGACTACGAGGGCCTGAATTCCACGTCGGTCGTCTCGGTGGGCTACGGTTCGGGCGACGAGTCCGTCGCGAAGTTGGGCGTCATCGGCCCGACCCGGATGGACTATCCAGGCACAATGGGGGCGGTACGCGCGGTGGCACGGTACGTCGGTCAGATCCTGGCTGAGTCTTAA
- the htpX gene encoding zinc metalloprotease HtpX codes for MAVSGQRTRFAPDRGLTRRMVTTMFLIGLVYVGFTGLLVALLGRAWPIVVVIAVVLFVVQFWFSDTIAEKAMGAREASPEQYPQLHGTIDRLCALADMPKPRVAVAVNDMPNAFATGRNPERAVVCVTTGLLRRLEPEELEGVLAHELSHVAHRDVAVMTIAGFLGVLAGAITRIGLWGGFRGSRDQNMAIAAIVIPLVSIAVYVLSLLLTRLLSRYRELAADRAAALLTGRPSELASALTKVTGQIARIPSEDLRRAQPYNAFYFAPALNARETAAQLFSTHPTLEKRLEQLGRISTELGR; via the coding sequence ATGGCTGTGTCAGGGCAGCGGACCCGTTTCGCACCCGACCGCGGGCTGACCCGGCGGATGGTCACCACGATGTTCCTCATCGGCCTGGTCTACGTGGGCTTCACCGGCCTGCTGGTCGCCCTGCTGGGGCGGGCCTGGCCGATCGTGGTGGTGATCGCGGTCGTCCTGTTCGTCGTGCAGTTCTGGTTCAGCGACACCATCGCCGAGAAGGCGATGGGCGCCCGGGAGGCGAGCCCCGAGCAGTACCCGCAGCTGCACGGCACGATCGACCGGCTCTGCGCCCTGGCCGACATGCCCAAGCCACGGGTCGCGGTCGCCGTCAACGACATGCCCAATGCCTTCGCCACCGGCCGCAACCCGGAGCGGGCGGTGGTCTGCGTCACCACCGGGCTGCTGCGGCGGTTGGAGCCCGAGGAGTTGGAGGGCGTGCTCGCCCATGAGCTCTCCCATGTCGCCCACCGGGACGTCGCGGTGATGACCATCGCCGGCTTCCTCGGGGTGCTGGCCGGGGCCATCACCCGGATCGGCCTCTGGGGCGGCTTCCGGGGCAGCCGCGACCAGAACATGGCCATCGCGGCGATCGTCATCCCGCTGGTCTCCATCGCCGTGTACGTGCTGAGCCTGCTGCTGACCCGGCTGCTCTCCCGCTACCGCGAGCTGGCCGCCGACCGCGCGGCGGCGCTGCTCACCGGGCGGCCCTCCGAGCTGGCCTCGGCGCTCACCAAGGTCACCGGCCAGATCGCCCGGATCCCCAGCGAGGACCTGCGGCGGGCCCAGCCGTACAACGCCTTCTACTTCGCCCCGGCGCTCAACGCCCGGGAGACCGCCGCACAGCTCTTCTCCACCCACCCCACGCTGGAGAAGCGGCTGGAGCAGCTCGGCCGGATCTCCACCGAGCTGGGCCGCTGA
- the pspAB gene encoding PspA-associated protein PspAB, with protein MGFLEALLGRRKPVRPDLDQLFGLPSAAITLEAAAGFRPTGLGSVCFAAVEGGAFAEVERQVRALLDADTADGGVPVETSRDGYGYSWLLARHSPDDLPGLVNDLHAVNSELEANGFGPQLLCSLVGFKDAEGRSLALVYLYKRGTFYPFAPVAGGGEKRDSALELQVKAMVGDDLRVEQDLTRWFPVWGAPGL; from the coding sequence GTGGGGTTCCTGGAGGCGCTGCTCGGTCGGCGCAAGCCCGTCCGCCCGGACCTGGACCAGCTCTTCGGCCTGCCCTCGGCCGCCATCACCCTGGAGGCGGCGGCCGGCTTCCGGCCGACCGGGCTGGGCTCGGTCTGCTTCGCCGCCGTGGAGGGCGGCGCCTTCGCCGAGGTGGAGCGGCAGGTACGGGCGCTGCTGGACGCCGACACGGCCGACGGCGGGGTGCCGGTGGAGACCAGCCGGGACGGCTACGGCTACTCCTGGCTGCTGGCCCGCCACTCCCCCGACGACCTGCCCGGCCTGGTCAACGACCTGCACGCGGTCAACAGCGAGCTGGAGGCCAATGGCTTCGGCCCGCAGCTGCTCTGCTCCCTGGTCGGCTTCAAGGACGCCGAGGGCCGGTCGCTGGCGCTGGTCTACCTCTACAAGCGGGGCACCTTCTACCCGTTCGCGCCGGTCGCGGGCGGCGGGGAGAAGCGCGACAGCGCACTGGAGCTCCAGGTGAAGGCGATGGTCGGCGACGACCTGCGGGTGGAGCAGGACCTCACCCGCTGGTTCCCGGTGTGGGGCGCCCCGGGGCTCTGA
- a CDS encoding DUF3097 domain-containing protein, producing the protein MRSRQYGPDLTPPWKRQRPAPEVPAEPDLVVEEAATGFCGAVVRCEKTAEGFTVTLEDRFGRHRVFPMAPRGFLLEGRVVTLVRPTAPAAPAAPRRPGLTASGSIAVPGARARVARESRIYVEGRHDAELVERVWGDDLRIEGVVVEYLEGVDDLPAVVAEFAPGPGRRLGVLVDHLVPGSKEQRIADRVGGDGVLVVGHPYIDIWQAVKPSSVSIPGWPEVPRGESWKEGVCRRLGWPVDTPAAWRRILASVHSYRDLDPALLGRVEELIDFVTEPG; encoded by the coding sequence ATGCGCAGCAGGCAGTACGGACCCGACCTCACCCCGCCGTGGAAGCGGCAGCGGCCCGCCCCGGAGGTCCCGGCCGAACCCGACCTGGTGGTGGAGGAGGCGGCCACCGGCTTCTGCGGCGCCGTGGTGCGGTGCGAGAAGACCGCCGAGGGGTTCACCGTCACCTTGGAGGACCGCTTCGGCAGGCATCGGGTCTTCCCGATGGCGCCGCGCGGCTTTCTGCTGGAGGGCAGGGTCGTCACCCTGGTGCGCCCCACCGCACCCGCCGCGCCCGCCGCGCCCCGCCGCCCTGGGCTGACCGCCTCCGGGTCGATCGCCGTGCCCGGCGCGCGGGCCCGGGTCGCCCGGGAGTCCCGCATCTATGTGGAGGGCCGCCACGACGCCGAGCTGGTGGAGCGGGTCTGGGGCGACGACCTGCGGATCGAGGGCGTGGTGGTGGAGTACCTGGAGGGCGTGGACGACCTGCCCGCCGTGGTGGCCGAGTTCGCCCCGGGCCCCGGCCGGCGGCTGGGCGTGCTGGTGGACCACCTGGTGCCGGGCTCCAAGGAGCAGCGGATCGCCGACCGGGTCGGCGGCGACGGCGTGCTGGTGGTCGGCCACCCGTACATCGACATCTGGCAGGCGGTGAAGCCGTCCAGCGTGTCCATCCCCGGCTGGCCGGAGGTGCCGCGCGGCGAGTCCTGGAAGGAGGGCGTCTGCCGCCGCCTCGGCTGGCCGGTGGACACCCCCGCCGCCTGGCGCCGCATCCTGGCCTCGGTGCACTCCTACCGCGACCTCGACCCGGCGCTGCTGGGCCGGGTCGAGGAGCTGATCGACTTCGTCACCGAGCCGGGCTGA
- a CDS encoding AMP-dependent synthetase/ligase: MNSAQSLIENRPTSVAHLFLSRVEATPDREAYRYPVPVDEQAADSTPGAEQWRSMTWAQAAERVKAIAAGLMALGILPEERVAISSSTRIEWILADLGVMCAGAATTAVYPSTNADETTYILADSGSRAIFAEDAAQLAKVLGERAQLPELGHVIVFDAPAELPEPEGVEVLSLAELEARGALHLADHPDAVAKTVQAIDREQLATLIYTSGTTGRPKGVRLVHDCWAYQAAAQVASGLLVEGDMQFLWLPLSHVFGKTLTSGAMQLGVVIAVDGRVERIIHNLPEVKPTYMAAAPRIFEKVYNGIAAKARAGGSAKYRIFQWAAGVAREYAKATERSAVQTGTRSAPLALTVQHALADKLVYAKIREAFGGRMRACISGSAALAPDIGYFFSGAGVHILEGYGLTETSAGSTVNRGEGYRIGTVGPPLPGTEVRIAEDGEILLRGPGVMRGYHNLPEQTAEVLESDGWFHTGDIGEVDPDGFLRITDRKKDMFKTSSGKYVAPSEVEGRFKAVCPFVGNVLVIGSGRNYCTALITLDESAIMPWAKAHGLAGKSYAEVCASAEVHRLIDGSVARLNAGLQRWQTVKRFTVLPRDLDIEHGELTPSLKVKRPVVERRYAEVIESMYEGAREA; this comes from the coding sequence GTGAATTCCGCGCAATCACTGATCGAGAACCGCCCCACCTCCGTGGCCCACCTCTTTCTCTCCCGGGTCGAGGCCACACCGGACCGGGAGGCGTACCGCTACCCGGTGCCGGTGGACGAGCAGGCCGCCGACAGCACCCCCGGCGCCGAGCAGTGGCGGTCCATGACCTGGGCGCAGGCGGCCGAGCGGGTGAAGGCCATCGCGGCCGGGCTGATGGCGCTGGGGATCCTCCCCGAGGAGCGGGTGGCGATCTCCTCCTCCACCCGGATCGAGTGGATCCTCGCCGACCTGGGCGTGATGTGCGCGGGAGCCGCCACCACCGCCGTCTACCCCTCCACCAACGCCGACGAGACCACCTACATCCTCGCCGACTCCGGCAGCCGGGCGATCTTCGCCGAGGACGCCGCCCAACTCGCCAAGGTGCTCGGCGAGCGGGCCCAGCTGCCCGAGCTGGGCCATGTGATCGTCTTCGACGCCCCCGCCGAGCTGCCCGAGCCCGAGGGCGTCGAGGTGCTGTCGCTCGCCGAGCTGGAGGCCCGTGGCGCGCTCCACCTCGCGGACCACCCGGACGCCGTCGCCAAGACCGTCCAGGCCATCGACCGCGAGCAACTGGCCACCCTGATCTACACCTCGGGCACCACCGGCCGCCCCAAGGGCGTCCGCCTGGTGCACGACTGCTGGGCGTACCAGGCCGCCGCCCAGGTGGCCTCAGGGCTGCTCGTCGAGGGCGATATGCAGTTCCTCTGGCTGCCGCTCTCGCATGTCTTCGGCAAGACCCTCACCTCCGGCGCCATGCAGCTCGGCGTGGTCATCGCGGTCGACGGCCGGGTGGAGCGCATCATCCACAACCTGCCGGAGGTGAAGCCCACCTATATGGCGGCGGCGCCACGGATCTTCGAGAAGGTCTACAACGGCATCGCCGCCAAGGCCCGCGCCGGGGGCAGCGCCAAGTACCGGATCTTCCAGTGGGCGGCGGGGGTGGCCCGGGAGTACGCCAAGGCCACCGAGCGGTCCGCGGTGCAGACCGGCACCCGCTCCGCCCCGCTCGCCCTCACCGTGCAGCACGCCCTCGCCGACAAGCTGGTCTACGCCAAGATCCGGGAGGCCTTCGGCGGCCGGATGCGGGCCTGTATCTCCGGCAGTGCGGCCCTGGCGCCCGACATCGGCTACTTCTTCTCCGGCGCCGGCGTCCACATCCTGGAGGGCTACGGCCTCACCGAGACCAGCGCCGGTTCCACGGTCAACCGAGGCGAGGGCTACCGGATCGGCACCGTGGGTCCGCCGCTGCCCGGCACCGAGGTCCGCATCGCGGAGGACGGCGAGATCCTGCTGCGCGGCCCGGGGGTGATGCGCGGCTACCACAACCTGCCGGAGCAGACCGCCGAGGTGCTGGAGAGCGACGGCTGGTTCCACACCGGTGACATCGGCGAGGTCGACCCGGACGGCTTTCTGCGCATCACCGACCGCAAGAAGGACATGTTCAAGACCTCCAGCGGCAAGTATGTGGCGCCCAGCGAGGTCGAGGGCCGGTTCAAGGCGGTCTGCCCCTTCGTCGGCAATGTCCTGGTGATCGGCAGCGGACGGAACTACTGCACCGCGCTGATCACCCTGGACGAGTCCGCGATCATGCCCTGGGCCAAGGCCCACGGCCTGGCCGGCAAGTCCTATGCCGAGGTCTGCGCCTCCGCCGAGGTGCACCGGCTGATCGACGGCTCGGTGGCGCGGCTCAACGCCGGGCTCCAGCGCTGGCAGACGGTCAAGCGCTTCACGGTGCTGCCGCGCGACCTGGACATCGAGCACGGCGAGCTCACCCCGAGCCTCAAGGTCAAGCGCCCGGTGGTGGAGCGCCGGTACGCCGAGGTCATCGAGTCGATGTACGAGGGCGCCCGGGAGGCATGA